A section of the Petrimonas sulfuriphila genome encodes:
- a CDS encoding FecR family protein encodes MKEEFEKLIYDFLSGNIAKKDLHKLNDWVHASTENKKHFEKLKHIWLLSSGHDTNHFYAEGAYARFLERIRKKEVTKRKDRLVRYAGYAAAIILLLVTTTLITNVFKDTPENLLISEVYAPRKSKLKMKLPDGSVVWLNADSKLSYSEKFGRNNRNIQLTGEGYFEVQHGEYPFIVQTDSTQIRVLGTKFNIKNYSDEDYMKISLLEGSIALSGANKEYIMKPNQTISFNKVNQIYTLAENADYAEQWINNKVFWDEIPLLTISKELERQFDVAFSFESEGLESLVFHGSFIIETNNLEEILGIMAETNKFKYSIKKNKVYIFNGK; translated from the coding sequence ATGAAAGAAGAATTTGAAAAATTGATATATGATTTTCTTTCCGGAAACATTGCCAAGAAAGATCTACACAAGTTGAATGACTGGGTGCACGCAAGCACGGAAAATAAAAAACATTTTGAAAAGCTGAAACACATCTGGCTTTTATCTTCCGGGCATGATACTAACCATTTTTATGCTGAAGGTGCATACGCCAGATTTTTGGAGCGGATTCGCAAAAAGGAGGTTACTAAAAGAAAGGATAGGCTTGTTAGATATGCCGGGTATGCAGCAGCTATAATTTTACTATTGGTCACTACCACACTAATAACCAACGTATTTAAGGACACTCCTGAAAATTTGCTTATCTCTGAGGTATATGCCCCTCGAAAATCTAAATTAAAAATGAAGCTACCCGATGGTTCCGTTGTTTGGTTGAACGCCGACTCTAAATTATCATACTCTGAGAAATTTGGCAGGAATAACCGTAATATTCAATTAACAGGAGAAGGATACTTCGAAGTACAACATGGAGAATATCCATTTATTGTACAAACAGACTCCACACAAATTAGAGTTTTAGGCACAAAGTTCAATATCAAGAATTACAGTGACGAGGATTATATGAAAATTTCGCTGCTGGAGGGGTCTATAGCTTTATCAGGTGCTAATAAGGAGTACATAATGAAACCCAATCAAACAATATCTTTTAATAAAGTAAATCAGATTTATACACTGGCTGAAAACGCCGACTATGCTGAGCAATGGATTAATAATAAAGTTTTTTGGGATGAAATCCCTTTATTAACAATTTCCAAAGAGCTCGAACGACAGTTTGATGTGGCATTTTCATTTGAATCTGAGGGCCTTGAGAGTTTAGTTTTCCACGGGAGCTTCATTATTGAAACAAATAATCTGGAAGAGATACTTGGAATAATGGCAGAAACAAATAAATTTAAGTATTCAATTAAAAAAAACAAAGTTTATATCTTTAATGGCAAATAA